A region of Streptomyces paludis DNA encodes the following proteins:
- a CDS encoding putative leader peptide, with protein sequence MARVALPRNGLTRRLHIDLQRVSSAY encoded by the coding sequence GTGGCACGGGTGGCACTGCCGCGGAACGGCTTGACGAGGCGCCTGCACATCGATCTCCAGCGGGTCTCCAGCGCCTACTGA